The Epinephelus lanceolatus isolate andai-2023 chromosome 21, ASM4190304v1, whole genome shotgun sequence genome has a segment encoding these proteins:
- the fshr gene encoding follicle-stimulating hormone receptor, with translation MMMIMILIMLMMVMIKTAAASAPGPEMDIKPGATNGLAKRTLHFCYQLGFGVTEIPSNISSDTQCLEVQQTQIKVIPQGALTSLQHLRKLIISKNDMLESITASAFAGLPQLTEIFISENVALESIGASAFSDLPELIEITITKAKNLRHIHQDAFRNIVRLRYLTISNTGLTTFPNFSKINSSAHSFLLDLQENSHIKRVPANAFRGLCTQTIDEIRLTRNGIKEVASDAFNGTKMHRLFLRGNQQLTHISPNAFVGSSELVVLDISETALSSLPDSILGGLQKLFAQSAFHLKELPPLQLFTELRQAHVTYPSHCCPFQNINRNRSRWHPFCSHPEADPYFQRAHCFNFTSITCSPIPDAFNPCEDIMSAVPLRVLIWIISVLALLGNTAVLLVLFGSRSKLTVPRFLMCHLAFSDLCMGIYLVVIATVDMFTRGQYHNHAIDWQMGLGCSAAGFFTVFASELSVFTLTAITLERWHTITIALRLDRKLRLRHACIVMTAGWIFSSLTALLPTVGISSYGKVSICLPMDVESVVSQVYVVSLLLLNILAFVCVCGCYLSIYLAVRNPSSAPPHADTRVAQRMAVLIFTDFVCMAPISFFAVSAALKLPLITVSDAKLLLVLFYPINSCANPFLYAFFTRAFRRDFFFLTARFGLFKTRAQIYRTETSSCQQPAWTSPKSSHVMLYPVTNTSSQDGKQDC, from the exons atgatgatgataatgattcTGATCATgttaatgatggtgatgataaaGACAGCGGCGGCATCGGCACCTGGCCCAGAGATGGACATTAAACCTGGAGCTACAAATGGCTTGGCCAAACGAACCCTGCACTTCTGCTACCAGCTGGGCTTCGGGGTCACAGAGATCCCCTCCAACATCTCCAGCGACACCCAATGCCT GGAAGTTCAGCAGACTCAGATCAAAGTGATTCCCCAGGGCGCTCTCACCAGCCTGCAGCACCTCAGGAAACT CATCATATCCAAGAACGACATGCTGGAGAGTATCACCGCGTCTGCCTTTGCCGGCCTGCCTCAGCTCACTGAAAT CTTCATCTCTGAGAATGTTGCGTTGGAGAGTATAGGAGCTTCTGCTTTCTCTGATCTCCCTGAACTCATCGAGAT AACCATAACAAAGGCAAAAAACCTGAGACACATCCATCAAGATGCATTCAGAAACATTGTGAGGCTACGGTATCT GACCATCTCCAACACAGGACTGACAACGTTCCCAAACTTCTCCAAGATCAACTCTTCGGCCCACAGCTTTCTTTT AGACCTGCAGGAGAACAGCCACATAAAGAGAGTCCCCGCCAATGCCTTCAGAGGCCTTTGCACTCAAACTATCGACGAGAT ACGGCTCACCAGAAATGGCATCAAGGAGGTGGCAAGTGACGCCTTCAACGGCACAAAGATGCACAGATT gtTCCTAAGAGGCAACCAACAGCTTACTCACATCAGTCCCAACGCCTTTGTGGGTTCCAGTGAGTTGGTGGTACT GGACATCTCCGAAACAGCCCTCAGCTCCCTGCCGGACTCCATACTCGGTGGACTCCAGAAGCTGTTTGCGCAGTCCGCCTTCCACCTGAAAGAGCTTCCTCCTTTGCAGCTCTTCACCGAACTCCGCCAGGCCCACGTGACGTACCCGTCACACTGCTGCCCCTTCCAAAACATCAACAGGAACAG ATCCAGATGGCACCCTTTCTGCTCCCACCCCGAGGCTGACCCCTACTTCCAGAGGGCCCACTGCTTCAACTTCACCTCCATCACCTGCAGCCCAATCCCAGACGCCTTTAACCCCTGTGAGGACATCATGTCCGCTGTCCCCCTACGGGTCCTCATCTGGATCATCTCTGTCCTCGCGCTGCTGGGTAACACAGCGGTACTTCTGGTGTTGTTCG gCAGCCGCTCCAAACTGACTGTTCCTCGTTTCCTGATGTGCCACTTGGCCTTTTCTGACCTCTGCATGGGCATCTACCTGGTAGTCATAGCAACTGTGGACATGTTCACTCGTGGCCAGTACCACAACCACGCCATAGACTGGCAGATGGGCCTGGGCTGCAGTGCTGCGGGCTTCTTCACG GTGTTTGCCAGTGAGCTGTCGGTGTTCACATTAACAGCGATCACACTGGAGCGCTGGCACACCATCACAATTGCTCTGCGGCTCGACCGCAAACTTCGCCTGAGACACGCGTGCATTGTCATGACAGCAGGCTGGATCTTCTCATCCCTCACCGCTTTGCTGCCTACAGTCGGGATCAGCAGCTACGGCAAA GTGAGTATCTGTCTGCCCATGGACGTGGAGTCTGTCGTGTCTCAGGTCTATGTGgtgtctcttctcctcctcaacatcCTGGCCTTCGTCTGTGTGTGCGGCTGTTACCTCAGCATCTACCTGGCCGTCCGCAACCCCTCGTCTGCGCCACCGCACGCTGACACCCGCGTGGCTCAGCGCATGGCCGTCCTCATCTTCACCGACTTTGTCTGCATGGCTCCCATCTCCTTCTTTGCCGTGTCAGCCGCCCTCAAGCTCCCTCTCATCACCGTCTCAGATGCCAAACTCCTGTTGGTCCTCTTCTACCCGATCAACTCGTGCGCCAACCCCTTCCTGTACGCCTTCTTCACCCGCGCCTTCAGGCGGGATTTCTTTTTCCTCACGGCTCGGTTTGGCCTGTTTAAAACCCGGGCGCAGATTTACCGGACGGAGACTTCCTCCTGTCAGCAGCCGGCATGGACCTCTCCAAAGAGCAGCCATGTGATGCTGTACCCTGTGACCAATACATCAAGTCAAGATGGGAAACAAGACTGCTGA